The genomic segment TTTCTTCTTGCTCTAAACTGAGAGATGGCCCGGCATCCCTTcccagtttccttttctggaacTGGTTTCTGCCAGTGTCTGGGCTTGTGGCCCTGGTGGCACCGCAACCTGGCCACTCTACAGCAGCATTGCAGTCTCCTtctgggctggggcctgaggTTGGCTGTGGCTGCACCTTCAGCCCTGGCCACTGCTCTGGCCGCTCTAAGGGCTGCTGCCTTCCCCACTGGCGACTGTTTCCTCCCAGCCACGGCCGACTCTGCACTCTGTCCTGTGACCACCCCGGGCTGCTCCTTTCCCCCACGTGGGTGTCGGACCGCCATGGGGCCCAGCGCTGTGGTGCTCGTCAGAAATATCTCGAGGATGCTGGCCGCTGGCCTCCGGCCTCGCTGAGCACCAATACATTCACCAGCACGTGAGATGTGCTGATTGCTTCGGTCCTTGGGTCTGGCTCCCCTTTCACAGAGCTGTTCTGGAAGATGAGAGGGCACGGactttccctcttagaactgcggAACCCGGTAGAAGGGAAAGTCTATAGGTTAATATTCCGATGCTCTTGTTTTCTTCCAGATGAGATCGGGGTGAGGGTGGGTACATTTTGTTTCTAATTGCCAGAAATCTTCAAACCTTGAGCCTAGATTTGCCCTTGGCCGTGAGCTGTGCTCCTCCTCtctcgggctctctgttcaggtCCATGTGGCTATGGGATGGGCTCCTTTGTCGTGCAGGTACTGGACGAATTCTCCAAGCACGTGGACAGGATAGAGTGGCCCGTCGGGTCCCCTGCCAGCATCCAGTACACGGCCCTGGACGACCACCTGAGTCGGTACCAGGTAGGTGGGCAGAAGCCTGCAGGGTGTGGCTCTGGGCGATCTCCCAGCAGCCTTGGTGTCGGCATCCCCATGAAACACACAGGGACCCACTCTGAGACCTGGACCCCGAGCTCACGCGGGCTTTCCCTTCTCTGGGGTGTGCGTGCGCAGCCTGCGGTTTGTGAACTTGTAAGCTGGCTGGTTCCCCGGTTTGAGTTTTGTTTCCAGGTAGTCATTCTACTCCTCTTTGGCTCTTCCCTAGAACCCGCGAGAAGCCGACCCCATGACTAGAGTGCAGGCCGAGCTGGATGAGACCAAGATCATTctggtgagtgggggtggggccagcACCCCTGGAGCCGGGTGTGGGGAGCCGCCCGGTGTGCGGTCCAGGCTTGGGTTTGGGGCTTTGGGGGCGTCCTCATGCAGGTGCTTTGCTGGAAGGGGTGGTTGCCCACCTCTCCCCCAGTGTCTCAGGCCACCCTGAGTCTGTGTTGCCTGCACCCATCTGGGTTCAACGCCGCTGTTGTACGAGGACCCCAGCTGAGACCTGCCGTGGCCCCGATGCCTCCCTGCCACGCGACGGTCTCCGTTCAGCGCCTCCCTGCCACTGCCGCCCCCCGCCATTTGTCTCCGAGCCCAGCAGGCGCCTCCTTGCAGGGTGGGGGCTATGGGGGCAGGAAAAGCCGCCTGCATTCACTAAACACAGACCTGGGGTCCTCAGGCCTGGTCAGAAGGGCAGGAAGCCCGAGTCTTGCCTGTGCTCAGCTCAGCTACAGCTGCTGCTGCcaattctctcctctccctccggctcctcccctcctgctcccccctccaccccctctctctctgtctccccctctctccacctccccccccccagcttcccctctccccccctcccccctctatctcccaccttcttccctcctccatcttttcctctctccgtcttcccctctccatctccccttctcctcccccctcctccccctctctgtctccccttctctctccatctccccccatctccccctctctctctgtgtctccctctctcttctctccgtgtctgtcctcctccccttctATCTCCTCTCCTCGTctgttctcttcttctctctctccatctctctctccgtttccttctcctcttctgtcggtttcttccttccctcccctgccgcTGGAACCTCGAGCTCTCTTTGGCTCTCGCTGTGTCTGTTTTCGCCTTGAGTTTGGTCCTGTGGCCTCTGCCTCATCACTGGTCCCTGGCTTCCCACCTGGCACCAGTGTGTCTGGACAGTAGCCACTGATCTGTGGCTCTTCCGCTTACTATCCCCCAGTAGCCCTCAGGAAAGCTCTGGAGTCAGGTGCCACTCCCTGGCATAGCCCCACGGCCTTGGGGCCTCTCTCTTTCCTGCACGGTGCCCATGCCGGGGCCCCACATGCAGCCCTCCCGGATGCCACTGCGTGGTCATGACTGGCGCACACATCTCCCTGACGGGCATGTGAGCCCTCAGGACTGGGCGCTTGTCCTTACCCACCCCGCTCCCAGCATGTGGGACACACCCGTGCCCAGGCCCCAGCGAGCCTCGAGTGAGTAGAACTGAAGCCCAGCAGAGGCGCCTGAGAACTGCTGTGGGCTCCGGCCCCACGCCGTGCTCAGCACTGCCTCCTGGGGTCAGACGCCGGCCTGGGCGGGACCCGGGAAGCTGGGTGCTGCAGACACCGTGCGCTGAATGACGCGGTTTGGGGACTTCGGATCTGGAGTGAGGTGTGAGCGTGTTAAGGTGTCTCCGTGTCTCTTCATGGGCTTCTCTGAGTCCTCGCTGAGCCGCGGCCCTGGGCGCCCCTCGGCTGCTCCTGCTCTCCGAGCGGGGACAGCAGGTATGGCGTGGCGGCCCCGTGTGTCCGCAGAAACGGGCTTGCTGGCGCTGCCCTGTCCGTGCGCGTGTCCGTCTGGTTCGCTCCTTGTGCCGGCAGCCCGCGTCCTGGAACTCTGGTTTCGTGCCTTCCTCCCAGGCCCGTTCCTGTCCGTGTGCCTAGGTTTGCGCTCCTTGCTCCGAGGAAGCCCGGTGGCCTCGAGGTGCTGCACGACGTGCGCCGTGCACGGGCCCCTCGGGGAGCGGGAGTCAGCGTGTTCAGCGGGAGTCCGCGTGTGGAAACGTGGCCGTGAGCACGGTGCTCTGAGCCTGTGCTGGGTCCCTGGGACGGGCCCTGGGTCCTGCTCGTCGGGGACGCTCCTGACACTCACGTGGCGGGAGGAGCCCGCGGGAGAAGCACTTCCCGCGGCCGAGCCTGGGGGGCTCGTGTCCGCCTGCCGCGCCAACGGTGGGGCGCCCGCTTGTCTGTGTCCAGCACAACACCATGGAGTCTCTGCTGGAGCGAGGGGAGCGGCTGGACGACTTGGTGTCCAAGTCCGAGGTGCTGGGAACGCAGTCCAAAGCCTTCTACAAGACAGTGAGTGCTGGCCGTGCTGTGCTCGCTGCCGCGCCCCCCGGGATGCTCCAAGgcacggggttggggggggggcgggcccGGCAGTAGTGCGCGCTCCCTCAGGCGCCATGGGAGCGGGCGCGGGCAGAGGCCTGTCCCCGCCGCTCCTGCTGCCTGCTGAGCAGCGGGGCCTCCGGGCCTCCCACAGTGGCCCTTGTGCCTGTTTCCCTGGGACAGAAGTGGTTCGCTGGCGCGGACCACAGTAGGGCTGTGCATGCACCGGTGCtttcctgggagcctgggagggaAGCGGCCAGTGGGGCTCGGGGATCTACCGACCTGCTCTCTCAAAGCATTCTCGCGACACGCGCGGGGCAGGTGGTGCTGCGGGACCCGGGGTGACGCAGAGTCAGATGCTCCGTGTGCCGGGGGTTCTCCCAGTCCCCCCAGCCCACTCCGTGGCCCCAGCCTCCTGGGGTCGTGTCCACCTCTCTAGCCCCAGTGTGTTTCTGTCCAGGCTCGGAAACAGAACTCGTGTTGTGCGATCATGTGACGGCAGCCCGCGGAGGCCCCCGTGCCGAGCCGGCCTGGCCGTTCGCATCAGAACCGCAGTCCCTGGAGAAGCAGAGCCACCGTGGAGAGACCCGCGTGGGGACACATTTTCACTTGGGAGCTCCTGGCAGGAACTGAGGGGTCGTGGCAGGGCCTGGGGCTTGGGAACATTCAAATTTACATGTCCGGTGATTTTTGAAAAGCTCGTTTGAGGCCCCTGATGGCGTGTTCTTGGGCCAGATGAAACCATAAATTCGAATGACTCACATAGACGCTGCAGGGCTTGTCTCTAACCCGGGAAAGCGACCAGGCCGAGACCCCCGGGGGAGGTCAGAGCCAGCCTTGTGGGGGCTGTGTTTGTGCGCTGTGTTCACACTGTGGTAAAGCCGGGGTCACCCTGTCTGCAGGGCTGAAGGGGCAGAGCAGCCCTGAGGGCTGGGGCTGAGCAGGCCAAGATCCGAGCTGGGAGGAGCCCGGCCTCAGCGACTCCAAGGCTCCTTTGCACTGGGCCTGGGCGGACTGCTCGCTGAGGGCGCTGCCCACCCCCCATGTCACACGGAGATGCCTGTGGGCGGTGGGGCAGGGGTGTCTGCCCCGACTTGCAGCTTAGCCTTGCCTGCCCAGGTCACAGGCACCGGTGCGGCCTCTCTCCACCCTGTTCACCCACCTCTCTGGCAGCGAGACCATCATCGTGACCACCTGGGGCCCGCGTGCCTTAGCAAGTGGCCTTTGCTGTGGCCACTGTTCTTAGCCACCAAGGCCAGGTACCGGCCACTCCGAGGATTCCCAGTGCCCCACGTGTGGCCTGACCCCCAGCCTGGTCCCCACAGGAGCACTGCTaagagcgccccccccccccagtgacaGAAGTCCCAGCCCTGAGCCTGTGTCCTCGGGCCCCACTGCCATGTTCTAGATTGCCTCCCCACGTCCTGCAGTGCTTCCTGAGGAGTGAGCTCATGGTTTGCCCTGAGACCTGGTCCCCGCAGGGTCCCATCCTCTGGGGTCCTTCCCTGAACATGCTGATTCTTGGCCTACCCGAGGTCCCACTGCCTCTGCACAAAGTGCCAGGCCCGGAATTGCCTTGTTTGGACCGTAAGGTGACATCTACATGCTTCTAAGGACCCCGACCCCTCACCCCAACAGGTTTACGCACTGGTTATCATCCCGCTCTGGGCCCTGTGCTGGTCAAAGGAGTTGGCCAGCCCTGAAGGTAACCCGCCCGAGGTACCCCCTGGGGTGCACGGACCCAGCCTGTTCACTGGTGCCCAGGGGCTGTGACCTCCCCTTAGGAAGGACGCGGTATCTGACTCCTCCAACTTGGGAAGCTGCTGGGAAGAAGCTGGTGTGGAGGCGTGGGTCTGCAGGGAGGGCCGTGGGGAGGGTGGCGCAGGCTCACGCCCGAGCTGGCATTTCCCCAGCTCCTGTCGTGGTCTCGTGGGGAAGCATTTGGCAAAGGGTGTGTTTTAATAACTGTTGCCTGACTTCTCTGTTCTATTTGAAAGgttcttatctggataaagtTGTCTTTTGAAATTCCGTAATAGTTTTCTGCTTTGTTCGAGCCTCAGGGACCCCTCCTTGTGTGCAGCTGCGGGGTGCAGGGCATGCTGAGGCAGCGCCTGGGTCCCACCCCCAGACCTTTCTggcaggagccaggggagggagcgctgaagcaggggaaacagcatgGGGAACTACGCCGCAGCAGCCTGGGCCACACAGATGGAAACTCCTTGGGAGCTAGGGGCGCGGCCCTGCGGGCCTGGGGGCATCGCGTTCCTCCCGGGTCTGCGTGCAGCTGAGGAGTCTCC from the Lutra lutra chromosome 11, mLutLut1.2, whole genome shotgun sequence genome contains:
- the YKT6 gene encoding synaptobrevin homolog YKT6, encoding MKLYSLSVLYKGEHKVVLLKAAYDVSSFSFFQRSSVQEFMTFTSQLIVERSAKGSRASVKEQEYLCHVYVRNDSLAGVVIADSEYPSRVAFTLLEKVLDEFSKHVDRIEWPVGSPASIQYTALDDHLSRYQNPREADPMTRVQAELDETKIILHNTMESLLERGERLDDLVSKSEVLGTQSKAFYKTARKQNSCCAIM